Within the Arthrobacter sp. V1I7 genome, the region AACTGGCGGATCCAGCTGGCTGCGGCCCTGGACCAGGTGGACGACTCACCGGTGACGGCCGTCGCCGTCGAAGGCGCCTCGGACTCCCCCAGCACGGTTCTGCTCGCGGCCTGGCTCACGCTGGCCCTGGACGTTCCGGTCACGATCGTGGCGGATCCGGCCGGCACGGGCATCCGGCGGGTGCGCCTGAGCCGCGCCGGCGGTGACATCCAGTTGTTCCGCCCGGCCCTGACGGTGGCCGAGCTGACGCAACCCGGACAGCCCGCGCAGCGCATTTCGCTGCCGCGCCGGAACCTCAAGGACTGCCTGGCCGAAGAACTGCGCCGGCTGGATCCGGACGAAGTGTTCGGTGAAGTGATTACTATGGGACTTCCACGCACGAACCTAAGGAGTGTCCGTCCCAGTGAGCGATGATCCCAGAGTAAGCATCCATCCCGACTCGACCGTTCTGATGGCTGCGATCGCGGCCCGCCTGATAACCAAGCTCGTGGATATCCAGGACAAGCACGGCGAGGCGACTGTGGTACTTACCGGCGGCACGATGGGAATCGGTTCGCTCAAGGCTGTGGCAGAGTCACCGGCGGCCCCCGCCGTCGACTGGTCAAAGGTCAATTTCTGGTGGGGCGACGAACGCTTTGTCGCCGCCGACGACGCCGACCGCAACGCGCGGCAGGCGCAGGAGGCGTTGCTCGCTCACATCCCGGTGGATCCCGCCAGGGTGCACGTACCGGGAGCGGCAGGGGAATTCGGCACTCCGGAAGAGGCCGCTGAAGACTACGCCCGCCGGCTCGGCGAAGCCGCAGCGGCCGAACACGCCGCCGACATGTCCGACGACCGGCTGGAAAACCCCGGCACGCTCCCCCGCTTCGACATCGTCCTGCTGGGTGTGGGACCGGATGCGCATGTGGCGTCCCTGTTTCCCGAGCAGGCGGGCATCCGCGAGAAGGAGCTCACGGTAGTGGGCGTCCGCAATTCGCCCAAGCCGCCGCCGGGCCGGGTCTCCTTGACCCTGCCGGCAATCAATACGGCCATGGAAGTGTGGATGGTCGTAGCGGGCGAGGACAAGGCCGGCGCCGTGGGGCTGGCACTCGCCGGTGCGAATCCGGTGCAGGTTCCGGCGGCCGGTCCCCGTGGCCGGAAGGAAACCCTGTGGCTGATCGACGAAAACGCGGCCGCACGCGTCCCGGCGCAGCTAGTCAGGAAGGGTGCGTCCGGCTCGTAGTCGCTCCAGCGCTCCAGCCAGCACGTCTTCGGCGTCCTGGCTGGAGCGCCGTTCTTTAACGTATTCCAGGTGGCTCTTATAGCCTTCCACCGGGGATTCCTCAAGGCCGAACTGGGCCTCGTCGCGCGTGGCGGTGCAGCCGCAGCGGCGGCAGTCCCAGACTCCGGGAAGCTGTTCCTCGGGCATCTGGGCGAACACGAGGGCAGTCTCGTGGCCCTTGGCGCACCGGTAGGAGACACGGAGGCGGGGCTGGCCTACGCCAGCCCCGCCCAGTGGCTCGTGGCGGGGCGGGGCCCCTTCGGTCGCACCAACGCGGATGCCCCTGAATCCGGAAGCAGAATGCAGCATCGGGAACTCCTGGCTACTGGACTGTTGCAATGTGCATGCAACCAGCGACAGTGTAGTTCGGAGTTCCCGATGCCGGGAGGGCCATAAGGGCCGCATATGGAATTTTTGGAGAAGAATTCCTAGGAATCGGCTCCGGTGCTGAAACGCATCAGCAGGCCGAGGGCGATGATCACCACACCCCAGGTGATACCCAGAATGACCGTGAAGCGGTTGAGGTTCCGTTCGGCCACACCGGACGAGCTGAGTCCGGAGCTCATGCCGCCGCCGAACATGTCGGACAGGCCGCCGCCACGCCCCTTATGGAGCAGGATGAGCAAAGTCAGCAGGAGGCTGGTAATGCCCAGGAGGACCTGCAGAATGACATGAAGAACGTCCACGACGGCCTTTCAGAAGGATTGGATTGCGGGGGTCAAAGCTGTGTCCGGACTAATCCGTCAGCAAATGACTCTCGAACCTGACAATATTAGCAAACTCGGCAGCATCAAGGCTGGCACCGCCGACCAGCAATCCATCCACGTCGCGTTCCTTGAGGATTGACGCCGCGTTGTTGGCCTTGACCGAACCGCCGTACAGCAGCCGGGTCTTCGCGGCAACGTCCGCGCCGAAGAGGGTGGCCAGTTCGGCGCGGATGGCGGCGCACATCTCCTGCGCATCCTCGGGCCCGGCGACCTCGCCGGTGCCGATCGCCCAGACCGGTTCGTAAGCGACAACCAGGTCGGCGGCCTGCTCGGGCGGAAGGCCTTCGACGTCGGTGCGGAGCTGGGCCAGGGTGTGCTCCACGTGGGTGCCGGCCTGCCGGACCTCCAGGCCTTCGCCGACGCAGAGCACCGGTGTCAGGCCATGGCGGAAGGCGGCCTTCGTCTTGGCGTTGAGCACCTCATCGGACTCGTTGTGGATGGTGCGGCGTTCGCTGTGGCCCACCAGGACATAGCGGCAGCCGAGCTTGGCGAGGAACTGGGCGGAAACGTCGCCGGTGTAGGCACCGGAGTCGAACTGCGAGAGGTCCTGGCCGCCGTAGGCAACGTCCAGCTCATCGCCCTGGACGAGGGTCTGGACGCCGCGGAGATCCGTGAACGGCGGGAACACCGCAACCTCCACCCGGCTGTAGTCGTGCTTGGCGTCGGACAAGGTCCAGGCCAGCTTCTGCAGGAGGGTGATGCCCTGGACGTGGTCCATGTTCATCTTCCAGTTGCCTGCGATGAAGGGCTTGCGGTCGAACTTGCCGTTGGTGGACGTGGTCACATGGTCTCCAAAAGGTGCGGATTAAATTAGTCAGTCAGGGAAACAGCCGGCGGCGCGCCCGTGGAGTTGCGCTCCGCGAAGTGCGGGACGGGCGCGCTGCCGGCTGGAGTGCTTAGCGGTCCAGTACTTAGCGGTCCAGGACGCTCAGGCCCGGGAGTTCCTTGCCTTCAAGGTATTCGAGGCTGGCGCCCCCGCCGGTGGAAATGTGCCCGAACTGGTCATCGGCGAAGCCGAGGGTCCGCACCGCCGCGGCGGAGTCGCCACCGCCGACGACCGTGAACCCATTCGTTTCCGTCAGGGCCTGGGCGATGGCCCGGGTGCCCGCGGCAAACGCCGGGAACTCGAAAACGCCCATCGGACCGTTCCAGAACACCGTCCTGGCGCCCTTGATCCGTTCCGCGAACGCGGCCGCCGATTCCGGGCCGATGTCCAGGCCGATGCCCTGGCTGCCGAAGCTGCTGTCCTCGATCGCTTCGGCACGGACTGTCTCGTGCTCCGCGTCGGCGGCGAATTTGCTGGCCACGACAACGTCGGTCGGGACAACGAATTCGGTTCCGGCATCCGCGGCGCGCTTGAGGTAATCCTGCACCACCGGGATCTGGTCCTCTTCGAGCAGGCTGCCTGCCACCTTGTGGCCCGCGGCGGCGAGGAAGGTGAACAGCATGCCGCCGCCCACCAGGATGGTGTCAGCCTTGCCGATCAGGTTGTCGATCACGGCGAGCTTGTCCGAGACCTTGGAGCCGCCCAGGACGACGACATAGGGGCGCTGGGTTTCCGTGGTGAGCTTGCGCAGCACCTCGACCTCCGTGCGGACCAGGTCGCCCTGGTAGGACGGCAGCCGGGTGGCGACGTCGTACACACTGGCATGCTTCCGGTGCACCGCGCCGAAGGCATCGTCCACGAAGGCGCCGTTGGATCCCGTCAGGGCCACCAGTTCCTCCGCGAACGCACCGCGCCCGGCGTCGTCCTTGGATGTTTCGCGGGGGTCAAAGCGCACATTCTCGAGCACGAGGGCTTCGCCGTCCTGCAGCGCAGCAGCGAGTTCCTTCGCCGATTCGCCGACGGTGTCCTTCGCAAGAGAGACCTTGAACGAAGCAAGCCCGGCCAGCCGCGACACGGCGGGCTCGAGCGAGTACTTCTCTTCCGGGGCGCCCGTGGGGCGGCCGAGGTGTGCTGTGACCAGTACGCGGGCACCGGCGTCCGTGAGCTTCGCCAGCACTGGCAGGGAGGCCTTGATGCGGCCATCGTCAGTCACTGTAGAGCCGTCGAGCGGCACGTTCAGGTCACTTCTGACCAGAACGTACCGCCCGCGGACACCATCAGCGATCAGTTCGTTGAGGGTGTGGAATGTCATGTGTCTTACCCTAGCCCAGCTTGGCTGCGACAAGCTCCGTAAGGTCCACGAGGCGGTTCGAGTAGCCCCATTCGTTGTCATACCAGGCAACAACCTTGACCTGGTTGCCGATCACCTTGGTCAGGCCGGAGTCGAAGATCGACGACGCCGGGTCGCCGACGATGTCGGAGGAGACGATCGGCTCGTCCGTGTAGGTCAGCAGGCCCCGGAGCGCGTCGGTTTCGGAAGCGGCCTTGAGGGCGGCGTTGACTTCCTGGACCGTGGTTTCGCGGGCCACGGTGACGGTGAGGTCGGTGGCGGAACCGGTCGGGACCGGGACGCGGATGGCGTAGCCGTCAAGCTTGCCCTTGAGCTCCGGCAGGACCAGGCCGATTGCCTTGGCGGCACCGGTGGAGGTGGGGACCATGTTGACGCCGGCGGCGCGGGCGCGGCGGAGGTCCTGGTGCGGGCCGTCCTGCAGGTTCTGGTCGGCAGTGTAGGCGTGGATGGTGGTCATCAGGCCGCGTTCGATGCCGAACGAGTCGTTGATGACCTTGGCCAGCGGGCCGAGGCAGTTGGTGGTGCAGGACGCGTTGGAGATGATGTGGTGCGCGGCCGGGTCGTAAAGACCGTCGTTGACGCCCATCACGATGGTGATGTCCTCATCGGAGGCCGGAGCGGATATCAGGACCTTCTTGGCGCCGGCGTCGATGTGCTTCCGTGCATCCGCAGCCTTGGTGAAGAAGCCGGTGGACTCGATGACGACGTCGACGCCGAGTTCGCCCCAGGGAAGCTTTGCCGGATCGCGCTCGGCGAGGACCTTGATGATGTTGCCGTCGACGACGATGTTGCCGTCCTTGACCTCGATGGTCTCCTGCAGGCGCCCGCCGACAGAGTCGTACTTGAGCAGGTGGGCGAGGGCTTCCGGGCTGGTGAGGTCGTTGACTGCAACGATCTCAAGGTCTGCACCCTGGGCCAGGGCGGCACGGAAGTAGTTGCGGCCGATGCGGCCGAAGCCGTTGATACCAATACGGGTCGTCACGTTTTCAGTCTCCTTGGTGCTTTTGCAAGCACGACTAGTTGAGCGGGCGTTCAAGCCAACTAACAGATCCCGCACGCCATTGGGCAGAGATGATTACCAGATCGGAGGGCGACCAGCCACATTGCTGAAGGCTAACCGCCTTCCGTGACCTATCTTACGTTTAACTGAGCCTGCCCCCGCAAGTGCGGGGGCAGGCTGTCCACGATTCGGGCTCGACGGCGCGAATTGTGAGCTTTGTTACAAGTCGCTACGGGCTACCTCACAGTCAGAGGCTGATGAGGCTGGTGGCGTTCCTGCGTGCGGCCTCGAAGCGCTTGGCGACGTCGGCCCAGTTCACGATGTTCCAGAAGGCCTTGACGTAGTCCGCCTTGACGTTGACGTAGTCCAGGTAGAAGGCGTGCTCCCACATGTCGAGCATCAGCAGCGGAGTGGTGCCCAGTGCGACGTTGCCCTGCTGGTCGTAGAGCTGCTCGATGACCAGGTTGCCGCCGATCGGCTCGTAGGCGAGGAAACCCCAGCCGGAGCCCTGCAGCCCGAGAGCGGCAGCGCTGAACTGGGCGCGGAACGCGTCGAAAGAACCGAACGCGTCATCGATGGCCGCCGCAAGCTCACCCTCCGGCTTGTCGCCGCCGTCCGGGGAGAGGTTGTTCCAGAACACGGAGTGGTTGATGTGGCCACCGGTGTGGAAAGCGAGGTCCTTGGACAGCCGGTTGATGTTGGCGAAGTCGCCCTTCTCGCGGGCCTCCGCCAGCTGGGCCAGGGCGTTGTTGGCGCCGGTCACGTAGGCGGCGTGGTGCTTGCTGTGGTGCAGCTCCATGATCCGCGCGGAAATGTGGGGTTCCAGCGCTGCATAGTCGTAGCTGAGTTGGGGCAGTACGTACTCGGTCACAAAATCCTCCAATGTCGTGGACGGGTTGTCCGGTTTGGTAACTCTGGGATTGTGCATCCGGATGGTGTGGCACCCGGAAGTCTGTGGTGAATCCGGAACCGGTGGGCATAACCTCCGCTGCTGCTGAGGTATTTCCACCGTCTGGATCCGATTCTAGGGGCGCGCCTACTCGTCCAGCATGTCCGGAGTCACATTGGCCTCAGTGCCGGGGATGCCGAGGTCCTGGGCGCGCTTGTCCGCCATCGCCAGCAGCCGGCGGATCCGGCCCGCGATGGCGTCCTTGGTCATGACGGGATCGGCGAGCCTGCCAAGTTCGTCCAGGCTGGCCTGCTTGTGCGCCACGCGCAGTTCGCCGGCGTATTTCAGGTGTTCCGGGACGTCGTCGCCGAGGATCTCGAGGGCGCGGTCCACCCGTGCGCCCGCCGCCACGGCGGCCTGGGCGGAACGGCGCAGGTTGGCATCGTCGAAGTTGGCCAGCCGATTGGCGGTGGCCCGGACTTCCTTGCGCATGCGGCGTTCCTCCCAGCCCATCAGCGCGTCGTGGGCGCCCATCCGGGTCAGCAACGCGGCGATGGTGTCACCGTCGCGGATCACCACGCGGTCCACTCCCCTGACCTCGCGGGCCTTGGCCTGGATGCCGAGGCGCCGCGCGGCGCCGACCAGGGCCAGCGCCGACTCCGGTCCCGGGCAGGTGACCTCCATGGCGGAGGAGCGGCCGGGTTCGGTGAGCGAGCCGTGGGCGAGGAAAGCTCCGCGCCAGACCGCTTCGGCGTCGG harbors:
- a CDS encoding RNA polymerase-binding protein RbpA gives rise to the protein MLHSASGFRGIRVGATEGAPPRHEPLGGAGVGQPRLRVSYRCAKGHETALVFAQMPEEQLPGVWDCRRCGCTATRDEAQFGLEESPVEGYKSHLEYVKERRSSQDAEDVLAGALERLRAGRTLPD
- the secG gene encoding preprotein translocase subunit SecG; protein product: MDVLHVILQVLLGITSLLLTLLILLHKGRGGGLSDMFGGGMSSGLSSSGVAERNLNRFTVILGITWGVVIIALGLLMRFSTGADS
- the pgl gene encoding 6-phosphogluconolactonase, producing the protein MSDDPRVSIHPDSTVLMAAIAARLITKLVDIQDKHGEATVVLTGGTMGIGSLKAVAESPAAPAVDWSKVNFWWGDERFVAADDADRNARQAQEALLAHIPVDPARVHVPGAAGEFGTPEEAAEDYARRLGEAAAAEHAADMSDDRLENPGTLPRFDIVLLGVGPDAHVASLFPEQAGIREKELTVVGVRNSPKPPPGRVSLTLPAINTAMEVWMVVAGEDKAGAVGLALAGANPVQVPAAGPRGRKETLWLIDENAAARVPAQLVRKGASGS
- the gap gene encoding type I glyceraldehyde-3-phosphate dehydrogenase, translated to MTTRIGINGFGRIGRNYFRAALAQGADLEIVAVNDLTSPEALAHLLKYDSVGGRLQETIEVKDGNIVVDGNIIKVLAERDPAKLPWGELGVDVVIESTGFFTKAADARKHIDAGAKKVLISAPASDEDITIVMGVNDGLYDPAAHHIISNASCTTNCLGPLAKVINDSFGIERGLMTTIHAYTADQNLQDGPHQDLRRARAAGVNMVPTSTGAAKAIGLVLPELKGKLDGYAIRVPVPTGSATDLTVTVARETTVQEVNAALKAASETDALRGLLTYTDEPIVSSDIVGDPASSIFDSGLTKVIGNQVKVVAWYDNEWGYSNRLVDLTELVAAKLG
- the whiA gene encoding DNA-binding protein WhiA, translating into MALTASVKEELSRLDIKKSSVRKAEVSAMLRFAGGLHIISGRIVIEAEVDLASTARRLRAAIAEVYGHQSEIIVVSGGGLRRGSRYVVRVVRDGEALARQTGLLDARGRPVRGLPSAVVNGSASDAEAVWRGAFLAHGSLTEPGRSSAMEVTCPGPESALALVGAARRLGIQAKAREVRGVDRVVIRDGDTIAALLTRMGAHDALMGWEERRMRKEVRATANRLANFDDANLRRSAQAAVAAGARVDRALEILGDDVPEHLKYAGELRVAHKQASLDELGRLADPVMTKDAIAGRIRRLLAMADKRAQDLGIPGTEANVTPDMLDE
- the tpiA gene encoding triose-phosphate isomerase, with amino-acid sequence MTTSTNGKFDRKPFIAGNWKMNMDHVQGITLLQKLAWTLSDAKHDYSRVEVAVFPPFTDLRGVQTLVQGDELDVAYGGQDLSQFDSGAYTGDVSAQFLAKLGCRYVLVGHSERRTIHNESDEVLNAKTKAAFRHGLTPVLCVGEGLEVRQAGTHVEHTLAQLRTDVEGLPPEQAADLVVAYEPVWAIGTGEVAGPEDAQEMCAAIRAELATLFGADVAAKTRLLYGGSVKANNAASILKERDVDGLLVGGASLDAAEFANIVRFESHLLTD
- a CDS encoding superoxide dismutase — its product is MTEYVLPQLSYDYAALEPHISARIMELHHSKHHAAYVTGANNALAQLAEAREKGDFANINRLSKDLAFHTGGHINHSVFWNNLSPDGGDKPEGELAAAIDDAFGSFDAFRAQFSAAALGLQGSGWGFLAYEPIGGNLVIEQLYDQQGNVALGTTPLLMLDMWEHAFYLDYVNVKADYVKAFWNIVNWADVAKRFEAARRNATSLISL
- the pgk gene encoding phosphoglycerate kinase yields the protein MTFHTLNELIADGVRGRYVLVRSDLNVPLDGSTVTDDGRIKASLPVLAKLTDAGARVLVTAHLGRPTGAPEEKYSLEPAVSRLAGLASFKVSLAKDTVGESAKELAAALQDGEALVLENVRFDPRETSKDDAGRGAFAEELVALTGSNGAFVDDAFGAVHRKHASVYDVATRLPSYQGDLVRTEVEVLRKLTTETQRPYVVVLGGSKVSDKLAVIDNLIGKADTILVGGGMLFTFLAAAGHKVAGSLLEEDQIPVVQDYLKRAADAGTEFVVPTDVVVASKFAADAEHETVRAEAIEDSSFGSQGIGLDIGPESAAAFAERIKGARTVFWNGPMGVFEFPAFAAGTRAIAQALTETNGFTVVGGGDSAAAVRTLGFADDQFGHISTGGGASLEYLEGKELPGLSVLDR